The Chitinivorax sp. PXF-14 nucleotide sequence GAGAATTTCGTACGCGATCCCGATGTCAGCCAGTACCTCAACACGCTCGGCTACAAGCTCGCGTCGAACAGCCAGGACCCGACCATCCCCTTCGAGTTCTTCGCGCTCAAGGACCGCTCGATCAACGCCTTCGCACTGCCGGGCGGCTTTGTCGGCATCCACACCGGCCTGCTGCTGACCGCACAAAGCGAATCGGAGCTGGCCTCGGTGCTTGGCCACGAAATCTCGCACGTCACCCAGCACCACCTGGCGCGGCAGATGGAATTGCAAAGCCGGCTGACCCTGCCGATGCTGGCGGCGTTCGCGCTCGCCATCCTCGCCGCGCAGCGCAGCGGCGGCTCGGGCGACACGCCGGTCGCGGCCATCGCCTCGGCCCAGGCGCTCGGTGCCTCGGCCCAGCTCGGCTACAGCCGCGACAACGAGCGCGAGGCCGACCGCCTCGGTATGCAGACACTCGAAAAATCGGGCTTCGATCCGCGCGCCATGCCGCGTTTCTTCGAGCGCATGCAAAAGGCGACGATGGCGCTCGACAACAACGCCTTCGCCTACCTGCGCACCCACCCGCTGACCACCGAGCGCATCGCCGACACCCAGGCCCGCGTCGACCTGCTGCCCTACAAACAGGTGCCGGACAGCCCCGATTTCTCACTGGTGCGCGAGAAGATACGCGTGCTGCAGATGGGCCCCAAGGCCGCCATCCAGTATTACAAGTACACGATAGACGAGCGCAAATTCAGCACCGAGGCAGCGGCACACTTTGGCTATGCGGTCGCGCTGATGGAAGATCGCCAGTACGACAAGTCGCTGGCCGAAGCCGCCAAGGCCCAGGCGATGCTGACCCACCCCTATATCGACGAGCTGATCGGCGACACCCAGCTCGAAGCCGGCCGCACCAAGGAGGCCGAACACATCTACACCGAGGCGCTGGCGCGCTACCCGGACGTGCTGGGCCTGTTCTACGGCCAGGTCGAGGCGCTGCTGCGGCTCAACCGCCCCAAGCCCGCGCTCGACAGCATCAACCAGCGGCTCAACCTCACCAGCAGCGACCCGGGCCTGTATCACCTGCAAGCCCGCGCCTACTCGATGCTCAACGACACCGCACACGAGCACCGGGCCCTGGCCGAGGCTAACTGGTTCAGCGGCAACCCGCACGAGGCGCTGACCCAGCTGCGCATCGCCCACCAGGCCGCGAAGGGGGATTTCTACCTGCAATCGTCGATCGAGGCCCGCCAACGCGAAATCCAGGCAGTGGTGAAGGAAATGGATAAGGGGCAGAATCGCCAGAAACCGCAGCAGTAGCCCTCATCCAGACGAAAGAAACGGCACCGCTGACGGTGCCGTTTTTTTGTGCCTGCGGCCGCTCAATACGCCGCAGTAAAGCGGCGGCGGATGTGTTTTGGCTGCTCGATTTCGTCGATGATGGCCATGGCCAGATCGGCGGTGCTGATCCCGGCGGGGCCGTTGTCGCCCATCAGCACCTCGTCCTCACCCAGGCGGTAGTGGCCGCGGCGCTCGCCGGGCTCGAGCATGACGGCGGGTGAGACGAAGCTCCAGTCGAGGTCGGTATCCTGCTTGATCAGATTGAGCGCCTCGCGCGCGCCGAGCGCGCCCTGCTTCCACTGCTCGGGGAACTCGGGCGTATCCACCAGTTGCACGCCCGGCGCGATGAACAGGCTGCCGGCGCCGCCGACCACGAGCAGGCGCCTGACGCCGGCCTGCTTGACGCCGGCCGTGATCGCCTGCGAGCCCTTGACGTGCTTGGCGTAGATGTCCGCATCGCCCCAGCCCGGATTGAAGGCGCTGATCACCGCATCGTGGCCGGCCACGGCCTGCGCCACCTGGGCCGGATCGTAGACATCGGCCGCGAGGCCGGTGAGGTTGGCGTGGGTGGCCAGCTTCTCCGGGTGGCGCACGATGGCGGTGACATGGTGGCCGCGTGCGAGCGCTTCGGCGAGGATGGCGGAACCGACATAACCGGTGGCACCGATGAGGGCGAGTTTCATGAGGGGCTCCTGTGAGCGGGTTGCGATGGAGCCATCTTAGGCGGCTTGATTGTCCAGATAAACAGATCAATCAACAAAACACCGTCAATCAAAAGCAAACAATAGTCGCGTCAGAGGTGTGTCGAGAAGAAGGCGTAGCGATTCTTGCCGCCGCGCTTCGCCAGATACATCGCCGCGTCGGCATTGGCGAGCAGGGTGGCGGGATTGTCGCCATCCTCGGGGTAGATGGCGATGCCGACGCTGGCCGAGACATTCACCTGCCGGCCACCGACGGTGATCGGCAGGCGCAGCTCGTCCACCGCGCGGGCAGCGGTGTGCTTGACCATATCGGGCTCGACGATGTCTTCGAGCAGCATCAGGAACTCATCCCCGCCGAGCCGGCACACCGTGTCGTTCTTGCGCACACAGTCGCGCAAGCGGCCCGCCACCACTTTGAGCAGCAAATCGCCCGCCTCGTGGCCGAACTGGTCGTTGACCGGCTTGAAGCCGTCGAGGTCGATGAACAGGATGGCGAAATGGCGGCCGCTGCGCTCCGATTGCAGGAACAGGTGGTTGAGCCGGTCCTGGAACAGGTTGCGGTTGGGCAGCTTGGTCAGCGGGTCATAGTTTGCCTTGGCACGATATTCGGCCTCAGCCTCCTTGAGCTGGGTGATGTCGGCCAGCACCGCCACGTATGATGCGGAGACACTGTCGTTGCCGGGCAGCACGCTGAGCGACACCAGCTCGTTCAGGATACTGCCGTTGGCACGCCTGAGCGACATCTCACCCTGCCAGCGCCCAGTGTCGGCCAGGGACGAGGTCTGAGCGGTGAAAAACACATCGTCGTGCAGGCCCTCGCACAGGCTGCGGATCGACCGCCCGACCAGCTCCCGCACGGGATAGCCGCACAGCTGCAGAAAGGCCGGATTGACGCTGCGGATGGTGCCGTCGACCTCGAGGATGACGATACCTTCGAGCGCCACCTCGTAGATCTTGGCGGCTTCGCGCAACTGCGCCTCGGCGGCCTTGCGCTCCGAGATGTCGCGCGCCAGCGACACCATCAGCCGCTCCGCCCCGACACAGAACGAGCTGGTCGAAATTTCGACCAGCTTGTCCTTACCATTGGGCAGGTGCAGCATCAGCTCGGCCCAGGCCACGGTCTGGTCGCTCTCGTTCAACTCCGCCAGTCGCTGCGCGGTGACGGGCAGGTAGTCGGCGTGGATGAATTCCATGCAGTTGTGGCCGATCACCACCGCCGGGCTGAGCACTTCGAGCAGCTCGGCCGCGCGCCAGTTGGCGGACTGGAATACCTGCTCCTTGTGCAGGAACACGGCCTCGGGCATCAGCTCGATCAGCCGCCGGCTGCGCTCCTCGCTCAACTGCAGGTCGAGCTCGGCCTGCTTGCGCTGGGTGATGTCGCGCGACACCAGCACCAGCTCACCGCCACTGCCCGCCAGCCGGCGGCTCGCGCTCGCCTCGAGCCAGACGGGGTGCCCCTTGCGGTGGCGCATGCGGAACACGATGTCGCCGCCCAGGTCGCCACTGCGCAGGTGCTGCAGGGCGCGGGTCAGGCTGCTGACATCATCGGCGTGGCACAGCTCGGTCAGCGTGTGGTTGAGCATCTGCCCCTG carries:
- a CDS encoding M48 family metalloprotease codes for the protein MRLLTTLVLLACFSWRATLADGLPDLGDSSQSTMSTQQERQLGESVMRQFRASENFVRDPDVSQYLNTLGYKLASNSQDPTIPFEFFALKDRSINAFALPGGFVGIHTGLLLTAQSESELASVLGHEISHVTQHHLARQMELQSRLTLPMLAAFALAILAAQRSGGSGDTPVAAIASAQALGASAQLGYSRDNEREADRLGMQTLEKSGFDPRAMPRFFERMQKATMALDNNAFAYLRTHPLTTERIADTQARVDLLPYKQVPDSPDFSLVREKIRVLQMGPKAAIQYYKYTIDERKFSTEAAAHFGYAVALMEDRQYDKSLAEAAKAQAMLTHPYIDELIGDTQLEAGRTKEAEHIYTEALARYPDVLGLFYGQVEALLRLNRPKPALDSINQRLNLTSSDPGLYHLQARAYSMLNDTAHEHRALAEANWFSGNPHEALTQLRIAHQAAKGDFYLQSSIEARQREIQAVVKEMDKGQNRQKPQQ
- a CDS encoding NAD(P)-dependent oxidoreductase; its protein translation is MKLALIGATGYVGSAILAEALARGHHVTAIVRHPEKLATHANLTGLAADVYDPAQVAQAVAGHDAVISAFNPGWGDADIYAKHVKGSQAITAGVKQAGVRRLLVVGGAGSLFIAPGVQLVDTPEFPEQWKQGALGAREALNLIKQDTDLDWSFVSPAVMLEPGERRGHYRLGEDEVLMGDNGPAGISTADLAMAIIDEIEQPKHIRRRFTAAY
- a CDS encoding diguanylate cyclase, with amino-acid sequence MTTTWPQGMRMAIIAIAYLTSGLLGLSLGSINNAQISYLWPPSGIAIGCLLLGGRHLWPGVLLGSLAINLWISGNLFASLMVACGATLEAWLPALWLERMGPRFDPGLGSPASVVRFAVAAGIGCFIGTSIAIATLLLWGLLPSAGMANGWTTWFLGDFTGMLVIAPLLLSYGRVPLRQWRPAYWADFVASQLAVVALSYVITFGPVRSYFDVPMFFTLFPVLIWTGLRLGLRESVLAVLVMATSICVAMAYGYQASIDAESSLRFFEVLLLFTSMSALLLGASLSERSRLTARLAASEHRYRELSELSRDMISRHDANGTFLFVSPACELLLGYTQGQMLNHTLTELCHADDVSSLTRALQHLRSGDLGGDIVFRMRHRKGHPVWLEASASRRLAGSGGELVLVSRDITQRKQAELDLQLSEERSRRLIELMPEAVFLHKEQVFQSANWRAAELLEVLSPAVVIGHNCMEFIHADYLPVTAQRLAELNESDQTVAWAELMLHLPNGKDKLVEISTSSFCVGAERLMVSLARDISERKAAEAQLREAAKIYEVALEGIVILEVDGTIRSVNPAFLQLCGYPVRELVGRSIRSLCEGLHDDVFFTAQTSSLADTGRWQGEMSLRRANGSILNELVSLSVLPGNDSVSASYVAVLADITQLKEAEAEYRAKANYDPLTKLPNRNLFQDRLNHLFLQSERSGRHFAILFIDLDGFKPVNDQFGHEAGDLLLKVVAGRLRDCVRKNDTVCRLGGDEFLMLLEDIVEPDMVKHTAARAVDELRLPITVGGRQVNVSASVGIAIYPEDGDNPATLLANADAAMYLAKRGGKNRYAFFSTHL